Below is a window of Burkholderia multivorans ATCC BAA-247 DNA.
CCGCATTGACGTGGAATAGCGGCAGGCCGCAGAAGATCGTCTTGCCGGGGCCGATGCCCGCGCCGAAAAACTGTCCGACGCTCCACGCGTTGGCCACTTCGTTGCCGTGGCGGCGCATAGCGATCTTCGGCAGGCCGGTCGTGCCGCCTGTACAGAAGAACGACGAAAGATCGTCTGGATCGAAGCGGCGGTCGCTGTCGAGCGCCGCCCCCGACTCACGCGCGATCGCGCGGCCGAAATCGTGAAGTCCGATGCGCGCGGGCACCGCACTTCGCACCCCGCCCCGGCCGTGCAACCTGACGCATTCCCGCCACTGCAACAGCCGTGCGACGAATCGCTTCGGCATGCGCACGCGATCGGCAGGATTCACCAGCACCAGATGTCGCAGCGTGCCGACCCGGTTGAGCACCGACTGCACCTTCGGCCACAGATCGGTGCCGGGAAACGGCGCGAGCGTCACCAGGACTTCCACCTTCGCCGCGTTCAGCAATTCGGCAATGGCGGCCGATTCCAGCAGCGGATTGATCGCGCAGACGATGCCTGCCGCCTCGCCGCCCCAGATCACGAAATGCGTTTCGGGCAGGTTCGGCAGGATATAGGCGATCACCGTGTCTCGACGCACGCCGACGCGCGTGAAGAAATTCGCGGTACGCGTGATGTCGCGGACCAGTTCGCGATAGCTCCAGCGCACCGCGTGCCGATGATCGTCGACATGCAGGAAGAACGACAGTGCAGGCGCCGACGGATCGAGCGCGGCGCCGCGGCAAATCATTTCGTATGTGCTTGCCGGCAAATCCGCGGACGGGCCGTTCGCTTCGATCGCAGCGACGTCCGCTTGAGTGGAGATTCCGTTCATGCGCGTTCGTCCACGATGCGATTGCGTTGCACGCCGAGATCGATCCGCCCGTCCGCGCTGGCGATGCGTGCCTCGACGATGTCGCCGGGCCGCAGATACTGGCTTCTTCCCGCCTGGATTTTCATGAACATGCGCCATTTGGCGGCCTCGGGCAGCAACGCCGCGATGCGCTGCTTCGCCGGCGACGGAACGCTCAGCGCGCAGCCGGAGGGCGTACCGGTCGCAATCAGGTCGCCCGCATGCAGGTCGTGCACCGCCGACAGTTCGGCGAGCGTCTCGGCCGGCCCGTAGACGAGATTGGCCGTCGAATCCTTCTGCCGCACCTGTCCGTTGACCGTAAGCGTCAGGTCGAGTCCGCGCAGCGCCGCCATGTCGCTCGCCTCCAGCATGCACAGATAAGGGCCGACCGGCCCAAACGTCCGGTAGCTCTTGCCTTTGTAGAACTGCATCTGAGGGATCTGCACGTCGCGGGCCGAGTAGTCGTTCACGATGACGATGCCGGCGATGTATTCATGCAGATTTGCATCGGTGACCGTCTGGCGAGTGGAGATATCGCGCTTCATCACCAGCCCGAGCTCGATCTCGTAGTCGAGAAATCGCACATGCCGTGGCCGCACGACGTGCGAATCGGCGGCCACGACGCAACTGGCCGCCTTCGTGAAGATCATGTTGAAGGTCTTCGCGTCCGGATCCATGCCGGATTCGATCATGTGCTGGCGATAGTTGGCGCCCTGACACACGAATTGCTGATTGCGCGTGACGGGCGACAGCCACGTCACCTCCGATTCCGGTAGGGTCGGCCCGGACAGCGCGGCCAGTTCCTCGATCCGGTTCGCGCGCACGAAATCGGCCGTCGTCTCGAACTCGCCCGGGATCGGCGTGATCGCCCCCTGCCTGATCACGCCCCACCGGGCGCGTCCTCGATGCTGGTAATGCAGAACATGCAGTGACATGAATGTGCCTCAGGATAGCTGAACGAATCGGCGCCGCGTCATGCGAACAGCCTGGCGAGCGTCTTCAGTTTGCCGACCGTGACATCCGGACTGCGCCGCAGGCTGCGGATGAGCGCGGCAACGCTGGTCAACGTGAATTTGGGTTTCGTGAAGCTGCGCGGCATCGGCTGCCCCCACTGGGACATCGCTTCGCGACTGACCGCATGCACGCCCATTGGCACGTCGGCTGTGAACAGGTCGCCGTCGCAGTAATGCTCGTGCTTGTCGGCCCACGGGTCCTGCCAGTAATCGAAGATCTGGCTGCCGAGGATGTGCCGCCCGATACCCCATGCATGCGTCCAGCCCTGGTCGCGCAATACGCGTTGGCCCATGCCGACCGCATCGGTATCCACGACCTCGTAGGCGCTATGGCTGTAGAGCGGTGCAAAGCCCTGGGCCAGCGCGAGCGTGTGATGGTCGGCCGGGACAGCACCGAGATCGAGACGCAGGAACGCCACGGCGGGCGAACCGTCCGGCAGCACCTGCACGTCGCTCGGGATGAACCCGAAATGCTGCGTGTACCACGCGCAAGTTTGCTGGAAATCGGCCAGCTCCAGCACGACGTGGCCGAGCTTGATCACCTCCGGCGGACCCTGTGGCGGGCGTTGCGTGTCGTTGATGCGGGAGGCGCCGTCGATGGTGTTGAGCGGCAAAGGATGCCGGTGCGGCAGCGGGGCGGCCATCGCCTGGCCGCACACCGCATCGACGCGGAAACCGGACGGATCGACGAGACGCACACGACGGCCGCCGCCCGGCCAGTCCAGCGCCTCGACATCGGATGCGCCGGGCACGCGCGTCAGCGCATGCAGATCCTCGATCCGATTCACGCGCAGGCCGAAGCCGACAAAGCGCGCTTTGGACGCCTTTCGGACGACATAGCAAAACGGGGTGGGCCCGGCGCCGCGCAGGAACATTTGCTCACTGTCGCGCGAAACGGTACGAAGTCCGAAGTCGTTCAGAAATTGCTCTGCCCTGGCAAGATCGGGGCGATCGAAAATCAGGTACGCCAGCGCGGATGCTTTCGTTGTCGGCCGCGCATGGCGAGCCGGTTGCGGTGTGGTCAGTTGCATGTCGAAGGCCTCAGACGGAAGATTGAACAGGTTCGGTGACGGAGGACGTTGTGCCGATCGGCATTCCGAGCAGGGCCAGACTCTCGGCAACGAGACGGTTGGCTTCGCTCGCCGGCCCGTCGTGAACGATCACCCGGTCGGGCCGGACCACCGCGGCCCACCCCAGCGGCACGGCGCGAGGCAGGAACACGCCCTCGAGATCCTCCCAGCTGCCGCTCGCCGTAAGATGCAGCCGCTGCCCGCGATGCGCGATCTGGACGACCGTTCCGCCGACGGCGGCAAAGGCCGCGGCCGTCCCGCTGTCGAGCGCCGCGGCGGCGTCGCGACCGAACCCGATCAACGTGAGGCCGGCGCCCTGTACATCGTCGCTCAGGCAGGTCCGGCCATCGGTTCCGCGCACCCAGCCCTGCGGCAGCACCGCCCCGCGCACCAGTCCGGACCTGGTGCGGCCCGGGACGAACAGCCCGCGCCGGCATGCGTTGGCCGGCTTGATCTCCAGTTCTTCGAAATAGGCGCGCCACTTCGGCACGAGCCGGGTGGCGCGCATCAGGCCGTGCGTAAGCAATGCGACTCCGGCGTTACGCGGCATCACCAGCCGCCCCATGAGCTTCGCAAACCGGATCATCGCTTTCACGTGAGGCCGCCGTTCCTGGTCGTAAGTGGCGAGAATTCTCGGCGCTGCGCGCCCGTGGATTACCGACGCGAGCTTCCAGCACAGATTG
It encodes the following:
- a CDS encoding VOC family protein; translated protein: MQLTTPQPARHARPTTKASALAYLIFDRPDLARAEQFLNDFGLRTVSRDSEQMFLRGAGPTPFCYVVRKASKARFVGFGLRVNRIEDLHALTRVPGASDVEALDWPGGGRRVRLVDPSGFRVDAVCGQAMAAPLPHRHPLPLNTIDGASRINDTQRPPQGPPEVIKLGHVVLELADFQQTCAWYTQHFGFIPSDVQVLPDGSPAVAFLRLDLGAVPADHHTLALAQGFAPLYSHSAYEVVDTDAVGMGQRVLRDQGWTHAWGIGRHILGSQIFDYWQDPWADKHEHYCDGDLFTADVPMGVHAVSREAMSQWGQPMPRSFTKPKFTLTSVAALIRSLRRSPDVTVGKLKTLARLFA
- a CDS encoding fumarylacetoacetate hydrolase family protein: MSLHVLHYQHRGRARWGVIRQGAITPIPGEFETTADFVRANRIEELAALSGPTLPESEVTWLSPVTRNQQFVCQGANYRQHMIESGMDPDAKTFNMIFTKAASCVVAADSHVVRPRHVRFLDYEIELGLVMKRDISTRQTVTDANLHEYIAGIVIVNDYSARDVQIPQMQFYKGKSYRTFGPVGPYLCMLEASDMAALRGLDLTLTVNGQVRQKDSTANLVYGPAETLAELSAVHDLHAGDLIATGTPSGCALSVPSPAKQRIAALLPEAAKWRMFMKIQAGRSQYLRPGDIVEARIASADGRIDLGVQRNRIVDERA